The following coding sequences lie in one Alicyclobacillus curvatus genomic window:
- a CDS encoding GDP-mannose 4,6-dehydratase, which translates to MRVLITGITGFVGSHLAEFLLGNGDEVYGTYRVRSRMDHVQHILSKIHLVECELKDSISVTQLVERILPDRIYHLAAQSFVPTSWNSPQDTMVNNIIAELNLFEAVRKQGLKDCRIQIACSSEEYGMVYPQETPIREDNPLRPLSPYGVSKVAQDLLGYQYNQSYGLHIVRTRTFNHEGPRRGEAFVLSNFAKQVAEIEKGTKPPVLEVGNLDAIRDFTDVRDVVRAYTLALQHGVAGEVYNIGSGWTWRIGDALDELLKLTDQEIEVRQDPARMRPSDVMVLHCDATRFRNQTGWKPEVPFHKTLQDMLDYWRQRV; encoded by the coding sequence ATGAGAGTCTTGATAACGGGTATTACAGGATTTGTCGGAAGTCATTTGGCCGAATTTTTGCTGGGAAACGGCGATGAGGTGTACGGGACCTATCGGGTTCGCAGCCGTATGGATCACGTTCAACATATTCTCTCAAAAATCCACCTGGTTGAATGTGAATTGAAAGACTCTATTTCCGTCACACAATTGGTAGAACGGATTCTACCCGACAGAATCTATCACCTGGCGGCACAAAGCTTTGTGCCAACATCCTGGAATTCGCCGCAGGACACGATGGTCAACAATATCATTGCGGAACTGAATCTGTTTGAAGCGGTACGCAAGCAGGGGCTCAAAGACTGCCGGATTCAAATCGCGTGCTCTAGCGAGGAATATGGGATGGTGTATCCGCAAGAGACACCGATTCGGGAAGATAATCCTCTTCGGCCGCTAAGCCCGTATGGTGTGAGCAAGGTGGCCCAGGACCTGCTCGGCTACCAATACAACCAGAGCTATGGCTTACACATCGTCCGCACGCGTACATTTAACCACGAGGGGCCGCGTCGTGGGGAAGCTTTTGTCTTGTCTAACTTCGCGAAGCAGGTTGCCGAAATTGAGAAGGGTACCAAACCTCCGGTGCTCGAGGTGGGGAACCTTGACGCCATCCGTGACTTCACGGATGTACGCGATGTGGTTCGGGCTTACACTTTGGCCCTCCAACACGGAGTCGCGGGTGAGGTGTACAACATCGGATCGGGATGGACATGGCGCATTGGCGACGCCCTCGATGAACTTCTCAAGTTGACGGACCAGGAAATTGAGGTGCGGCAGGATCCGGCGAGAATGCGTCCCTCCGATGTGATGGTCTTGCATTGTGATGCAACCAGGTTCAGGAACCAAACCGGTTGGAAGCCTGAAGTGCCGTTTCACAAGACCCTCCAAGATATGCTTGATTATTGGCGCCAACGCGTGTAG
- a CDS encoding glycosyltransferase, with translation MQIVWEGNWVSPNGHATVTRNMVRGLARRGVDVKLKATEAYSDLQYGMFLDADLLALTNKADAPPDETIRFIHRVPTDFERGPERLTVGVIYMEATEMPPEWTSRINSEVDALVLPSEQAARVARDAGVIRPIWVVPQGVDVETFAPMTPGDADVFDFPGFRFLSVFEWVPRKGYDALLRAYWREFTTQDDVCLVIKTRYFGSSTVTAEIGDLYRRHQAIHSRPRKARQPGNTPTLARYQKRTGQRRRQAGAGGRPAGAGGKQGHQTSGSRLGGQASSGSRLGRQASSGSRLGRRAGAGGRLGRSAPATGATGCQVPAGRCRGHQPSTLGRGTTVVRRQTARTRHQGTPARGQMGTLGRTHQREIKARIGAGRWQKSTARRLGRQRSTMVNNGNARARATVDNSWQNSRFGLRFAPGNKAPIYIYDGVLSQPDMALLYRQCSAFVLPTRGEGIGLPLMEAAATGLPLVVTGWGGQLDYLRREDAYLVSYKLQPIPQSMRRRWQSLHGLWAEPSIMSLRQQMRHLYQSRGEIRPMALRQRQHVITNWGWDACVSHLLRWLEGTVGRKISN, from the coding sequence ATGCAAATAGTGTGGGAAGGGAACTGGGTGTCACCAAACGGTCATGCGACGGTCACCCGGAATATGGTGCGGGGGTTGGCGCGTCGCGGTGTAGACGTAAAGTTAAAGGCAACAGAAGCATACAGCGACCTGCAGTACGGAATGTTTCTTGATGCGGATCTACTCGCTCTGACGAACAAAGCAGATGCTCCGCCGGATGAGACAATACGGTTCATCCACCGCGTACCGACAGACTTTGAGCGTGGCCCGGAGCGCCTCACCGTGGGGGTCATCTATATGGAGGCGACGGAGATGCCTCCGGAATGGACCTCACGTATCAACAGCGAAGTGGATGCCCTTGTGCTTCCATCTGAGCAGGCTGCAAGGGTAGCGCGGGATGCCGGTGTCATCCGGCCCATTTGGGTAGTCCCGCAAGGCGTAGATGTCGAGACGTTTGCTCCGATGACCCCAGGGGATGCTGACGTGTTTGACTTTCCGGGGTTTCGATTCCTGTCCGTGTTTGAGTGGGTACCGCGAAAAGGTTACGATGCCCTACTGCGCGCATATTGGCGGGAATTTACCACTCAAGATGATGTGTGTCTCGTCATTAAGACCAGATATTTCGGTTCAAGCACCGTTACAGCGGAGATTGGTGATTTGTATCGGAGACATCAAGCGATTCATTCGAGACCGCGTAAGGCTAGGCAGCCTGGAAACACACCTACTTTGGCTCGCTATCAGAAACGCACAGGCCAGAGGCGACGCCAGGCAGGTGCAGGAGGACGCCCGGCCGGCGCCGGAGGCAAGCAAGGACATCAGACATCAGGAAGTCGTTTAGGAGGCCAGGCAAGCTCAGGAAGCCGCTTAGGACGGCAGGCAAGCTCAGGAAGCCGTTTAGGACGCCGGGCAGGCGCAGGAGGCAGGCTAGGGAGGTCAGCACCTGCAACAGGGGCAACAGGGTGCCAAGTGCCGGCAGGAAGGTGCAGAGGACACCAACCTTCCACCCTAGGACGTGGGACCACGGTAGTGCGTCGCCAGACTGCTCGAACACGCCATCAGGGTACTCCCGCGCGTGGCCAGATGGGAACTTTGGGTCGGACTCATCAACGCGAGATAAAGGCGCGAATCGGAGCGGGAAGATGGCAGAAGAGTACAGCTCGCAGGCTTGGTCGCCAAAGGTCAACGATGGTGAACAACGGGAACGCCAGGGCGCGTGCGACTGTGGACAACAGTTGGCAGAACAGCCGTTTTGGCCTTCGGTTTGCGCCCGGGAACAAAGCTCCCATCTACATTTATGATGGGGTACTTTCACAGCCAGACATGGCTTTGCTGTACCGTCAGTGCTCCGCATTCGTGCTGCCGACAAGAGGAGAAGGGATTGGACTGCCCTTGATGGAAGCTGCTGCGACAGGTCTCCCGCTTGTTGTCACTGGGTGGGGCGGACAGTTGGATTACCTCCGTCGAGAGGATGCCTATCTCGTGAGTTACAAATTGCAGCCGATACCGCAAAGCATGCGTCGGAGATGGCAGAGTTTACATGGACTGTGGGCGGAACCGAGCATCATGAGTCTGCGTCAGCAGATGAGGCACTTATATCAATCGCGGGGAGAAATCCGACCCATGGCTCTGCGTCAGCGACAGCACGTCATTACAAACTGGGGCTGGGATGCTTGTGTGAGCCATTTGCTTCGGTGGTTGGAGGGAACCGTTGGACGAAAGATATCAAATTGA
- a CDS encoding APC family permease yields the protein MSSNSSGGGKLKRQLGFVDLTFLGLGAIIGSGWLFASQGGATLAGPSAWIAWVIGAVAVGLIGLVYAELSGALPRAGGIIRYPDYSHGPIVGFMMGFAALVAYSSVAGIEAEAMRGYAQTWWPGLGTSTGGITTLGWFVQAILLALFFLLNYWSVNIFGKVNSVVTAIKFIVPLLTVIVLLTHMHPANFSSHGFAPGGFTGIESAVSTAGIIFAFLGFRQAVDFAGEAKNPQRNVPLAIITAIAIGAVLYVLLQITFVGAVPGSSLSGGWSALNFKSPFADVAKLIGLAWLANVLFADAVLSPSGTGNIYLSSTARVLFAWARTGTFFKIFSRINPKNGVPRPALWLSFVLAVFWTLPFPTWSKLVGVVSSATVMTYIIGPISAAALRRTASSIHRPFRLAGMSVIAPIAFIVASLIIYWTGWSIDSWLIGLQLVMFVLYLIISRAMPTAVPVGQAVKSSLWLVVYYIVMFLVSMLGDKAFGGNGTLKTPVDQIIVIVIALITYFWGVKAALPQHNITEEHTEEDGEVATAQY from the coding sequence ATGAGTAGTAATTCTTCAGGGGGAGGTAAGCTGAAGCGACAACTGGGCTTTGTCGATCTGACATTCCTTGGTCTCGGGGCCATCATCGGATCGGGCTGGCTGTTCGCTTCACAAGGAGGAGCCACATTAGCTGGACCCTCCGCATGGATTGCTTGGGTTATTGGTGCAGTGGCTGTTGGTCTGATTGGTTTGGTGTACGCGGAACTCTCCGGAGCACTTCCACGTGCGGGTGGTATCATTCGCTATCCGGACTATTCTCATGGTCCTATCGTTGGTTTTATGATGGGTTTTGCAGCACTTGTTGCGTATTCAAGTGTGGCAGGTATTGAAGCCGAGGCGATGCGCGGATATGCGCAGACCTGGTGGCCAGGACTTGGCACTTCGACAGGCGGCATCACCACTCTCGGTTGGTTCGTGCAAGCCATTCTGCTCGCACTCTTCTTCCTTCTCAACTACTGGAGTGTAAACATTTTTGGTAAGGTCAATTCTGTTGTAACCGCCATCAAATTTATCGTTCCGTTGCTTACAGTCATTGTCTTGTTGACACACATGCATCCAGCAAACTTTAGCTCGCATGGATTCGCACCTGGTGGATTTACGGGTATTGAATCCGCAGTTTCGACTGCAGGTATCATCTTCGCCTTCCTCGGCTTCCGGCAGGCTGTTGATTTCGCAGGTGAGGCAAAGAACCCGCAACGCAACGTTCCGCTCGCTATCATTACTGCCATTGCAATCGGCGCTGTTCTGTACGTCTTATTGCAGATTACCTTCGTAGGTGCAGTCCCAGGAAGCAGTCTCAGTGGTGGTTGGAGCGCACTGAACTTCAAGTCTCCGTTTGCTGATGTCGCGAAGCTGATTGGTCTTGCCTGGTTGGCGAACGTCCTGTTTGCTGACGCAGTGCTCTCTCCAAGTGGCACAGGTAACATCTACCTGTCTTCCACAGCTCGCGTTCTCTTTGCTTGGGCTCGCACGGGAACCTTCTTTAAAATATTCTCCCGCATCAACCCGAAAAATGGTGTCCCGCGTCCAGCGTTATGGCTGTCGTTTGTCCTTGCAGTTTTCTGGACCCTACCATTCCCAACGTGGAGCAAATTAGTCGGCGTCGTCTCTTCTGCGACGGTCATGACGTACATCATCGGCCCGATTTCTGCTGCAGCCCTTCGCCGCACGGCAAGTTCGATTCACAGGCCGTTCCGCCTTGCAGGTATGTCTGTGATTGCCCCCATCGCCTTCATCGTCGCCTCCCTCATCATCTACTGGACCGGGTGGAGTATCGATTCGTGGCTAATTGGCTTGCAGCTCGTCATGTTTGTACTGTACCTGATTATCAGCAGAGCAATGCCGACTGCGGTGCCAGTGGGACAGGCGGTAAAATCCAGTCTGTGGCTGGTTGTGTACTATATCGTCATGTTCCTTGTCTCGATGCTCGGTGATAAGGCCTTCGGAGGAAACGGAACACTGAAGACTCCAGTCGACCAAATCATCGTTATTGTCATCGCTCTCATCACCTACTTCTGGGGTGTCAAGGCTGCACTTCCGCAGCACAACATCACAGAGGAGCACACGGAAGAGGACGGCGAAGTCGCAACAGCTCAGTACTAA